A genomic stretch from Setaria viridis chromosome 1, Setaria_viridis_v4.0, whole genome shotgun sequence includes:
- the LOC140220107 gene encoding peroxisome biogenesis protein 16-like yields MRQLKRRKMMWALYVMRDPFFTSYTKRHLQKAEQVLNPVPLIGFLTGKLMELLEGVQTRYTYTSVYALLGIVSSVNQHIIDAPTENHSFASKEQSIPWGLVVSVLKDVEAVVEVAAQHFVGDDRKWSFLAVTEAVKAGIRLAAFRESGYKMLLQGGEMANEEEMTVLEDNYGVNGNGVPVIYPMNGHSQNGHKAATNGLDGKNGVVSKSLERRAVAALNKFGENAKMMSDPMWMRRLQPTPEPTVMVVEKPTLASI; encoded by the exons ATGAGGCAA CTGAAAAGGCGGAAGATGATGTGGGCCCTTTATGTGATGAGAGATCCTTTTTTCACCAGTTATACCAA GCGTCATCTCCAGAAGGCCGAACAGGTGCTGAATCCGGTGCCATTGATTGGTTTCCTTACAG GTAAACTTATGGAGCTACTTGAAGGGGTTCAGACAAGGTATACATACACGTCAG TATATGCACTATTGGGTATTGTGAGTTCTGTCAACCAGCACATAATTGATGCGCCCACTGAAAATCACTCATTTGCCTCTAAGGAGCAATCTATTCCATGGGGTCTTGTTGTCTCTGTATTAAAGGATGTAGAAGCGGTTGTTGAGGTTGCTGCCCAGCACTTTGTTGGCGATGATCGCAAGTGGAGCTTCCTTGCTGTTACAGAAGCAGTGAA GGCAGGCATCAGGTTAGCCGCTTTTCGGGAGAGTGGATACAAGATGCTCTTACAAGGAGGGGAGATGGCAAATGAAGAAGAGATGACCGTTCTTGAAGATAATTATGGAGTAAATGGTAATGGAGTTCCAGTTATCTATCCGATGAATGGGCATTCCCAAAATGGTCACAAAGCTGCGACCAACGGTCTGGATGGAAAGAATGGAGTTGTATCTAAGAGTCTTGAGAGAAGAGCAGTAGCTGCTTTGAACAAGTTTGGTGAGAATGCCAAGATGATGTCTGATCCTATGTGGATGAGGAGGCTTCAACCTACTCCTGAGCCAACTG TGATGGTGGTTGAGAAGCCAACTTTGGCAAGTATTTGA